A single Candidatus Aegiribacteria sp. DNA region contains:
- a CDS encoding ABC transporter permease, translating into METVDITIFSLGLVFLLLTLPVIICVYFGLHLIKPLLYSVTRMSIQLILIGVFLKYLFLWNSSFVNILWLTIMITVAVYSAIKGSTIKISRIFVATFVSFSIATFIVVFYLNSFVIPLTNVFDARYLIILGGMLLGNSLRGNIVGITTFYKNLKKDTKNYSYVLSLGASHYEALLPYLRDSVQLALKPTLASMATMGIVAFPGMMTGVILGGASPEVAIKYQIMIMIAIVVSTIISVVLTILMTIRVCFNRCGSLRQDVFIDTNTSKYATE; encoded by the coding sequence ATGGAAACTGTAGATATCACCATATTCTCATTAGGACTCGTATTCCTATTATTGACTTTGCCTGTAATAATTTGCGTATATTTTGGTCTACACTTAATTAAGCCCCTTTTATATTCTGTTACAAGAATGTCCATTCAACTAATTTTAATTGGAGTTTTTCTTAAATATCTGTTTCTATGGAATAGTTCATTTGTCAATATCCTGTGGTTAACAATCATGATTACAGTTGCTGTATATTCTGCTATAAAAGGTTCCACTATAAAAATCAGTAGGATTTTTGTAGCCACTTTTGTATCATTTTCCATTGCAACTTTTATCGTTGTTTTTTACTTGAACAGTTTTGTTATTCCCCTTACTAATGTTTTTGACGCAAGGTATCTGATAATTCTTGGAGGTATGCTTCTTGGTAATTCTCTCAGGGGCAACATTGTTGGCATTACCACTTTCTATAAAAACCTGAAGAAGGATACAAAAAACTATTCATATGTTTTGTCGCTTGGAGCTTCTCATTATGAGGCATTACTTCCGTATCTTCGTGATAGTGTTCAACTTGCGTTAAAGCCTACACTTGCTTCTATGGCAACAATGGGAATAGTCGCTTTTCCCGGTATGATGACAGGAGTTATTCTTGGAGGCGCAAGCCCTGAAGTAGCTATTAAATATCAAATTATGATCATGATTGCAATTGTGGTCAGTACAATAATAAGCGTAGTGCTTACTATTTTGATGACTATACGTGTATGTTTTAACAGGT